The Trinickia acidisoli genome includes a window with the following:
- a CDS encoding tripartite tricarboxylate transporter permease: MDSLHGIIHGLSIAATPTHLLYTLIGVFIGTMISHLPGIGPSAGIALLIPVTFGMDPTSALMMLTGIYYGCMYGGAVTAILLNTPGDAAAVMTVLDGYPLARKGRAAATLAIAAVSSFIAGMLGVTALTFVAAPLAAFALHFGPTEYFALICFALSTVSALTGKSLAKGMLAVFLGLGLATVGIDLQSGVARFTLGFVQLQDRVNFLVVVVGLFAISEVSRMVEGALGGTLHTVRVEGKLWFTRAEWRRARPAIFRGSFVGFLCGAAPGLGGTLSAMLSYVLEKKLSKHPEEFGHGAIEGVAAPEAATNADSCGAFVHLLALGVPGSGATAVIMGAFIMYGMQPGPMLFHSQPNLVWGLIASMYVGNIMLLVLNLPLVGILSRILYVPPRVLLCVILVIASTGVYSFNNDTFDLFLALFFGAVGYVFRKFDIPKAPLLFGLILGHTLEQSFRQALTISNGDPMTFVRSPISAVLLGCALVSIAASVWSRRKEMVTLSKVLRGRLVDPQLVDEPR; encoded by the coding sequence ATGGACAGTTTGCACGGAATCATCCACGGGCTCAGCATCGCGGCGACGCCGACGCATTTGCTTTATACGCTGATCGGCGTGTTCATCGGCACGATGATCAGCCACTTGCCTGGCATCGGGCCTTCGGCGGGCATCGCATTGCTGATCCCCGTCACGTTCGGCATGGACCCGACCTCGGCGTTGATGATGCTCACCGGCATCTATTACGGATGCATGTACGGGGGCGCGGTGACGGCGATCTTGCTGAATACGCCCGGCGATGCGGCCGCGGTGATGACGGTGCTCGACGGCTATCCACTCGCGAGGAAAGGCCGAGCGGCGGCAACGCTCGCGATTGCCGCGGTGAGCTCGTTCATCGCCGGCATGCTGGGCGTGACGGCGCTCACGTTCGTGGCCGCGCCCCTCGCCGCCTTCGCGCTGCATTTCGGGCCGACCGAATATTTCGCGCTGATTTGCTTCGCGCTGTCCACCGTGAGCGCGCTGACCGGCAAGTCGCTCGCGAAAGGGATGTTGGCGGTGTTTCTGGGGCTCGGATTGGCAACGGTGGGCATCGATTTGCAAAGCGGGGTTGCACGTTTCACGCTCGGCTTCGTCCAGTTGCAGGATCGCGTGAATTTTCTCGTAGTCGTCGTAGGCCTATTTGCCATCTCCGAGGTGAGCCGAATGGTGGAAGGCGCGCTCGGCGGCACGCTACACACGGTGCGCGTCGAGGGCAAGCTCTGGTTCACTCGCGCCGAATGGCGCCGTGCCCGCCCCGCGATCTTTCGCGGCTCGTTCGTCGGATTTCTTTGCGGGGCAGCGCCTGGGCTGGGCGGTACGCTTTCGGCCATGCTGTCCTACGTGCTGGAGAAGAAGCTGTCGAAGCACCCGGAGGAGTTCGGGCATGGCGCGATCGAAGGCGTCGCGGCCCCGGAGGCGGCCACCAATGCCGATAGCTGCGGGGCATTCGTGCACCTGCTGGCGCTCGGCGTGCCGGGCTCGGGCGCGACCGCGGTCATTATGGGTGCATTCATCATGTACGGCATGCAGCCGGGGCCGATGCTCTTTCATTCGCAGCCGAATCTCGTCTGGGGCCTCATCGCGAGCATGTACGTGGGCAACATCATGCTGCTCGTTCTGAACCTTCCGCTGGTCGGGATCCTGTCACGCATCCTCTATGTCCCGCCGCGTGTGCTTTTATGCGTGATCCTCGTGATCGCGTCGACAGGGGTGTATTCGTTCAATAACGATACGTTCGATTTGTTCCTCGCACTGTTCTTCGGTGCGGTGGGCTATGTGTTCCGCAAGTTCGATATTCCGAAGGCGCCGCTTCTGTTCGGCCTGATTCTCGGCCATACGCTCGAGCAATCGTTTCGCCAGGCACTGACGATTTCGAATGGCGATCCGATGACGTTCGTGCGCAGCCCGATATCGGCGGTCTTGCTCGGTTGCGCGTTGGTGAGCATCGCGGCCTCGGTCTGGAGCCGTCGCAAAGAGATGGTCACGCTCTCGAAGGTGCTGCGTGGCCGGCTCGTGGATCCTCAACTGGTGGACGAGCCTCGCTGA